A segment of the Phycisphaerae bacterium RAS1 genome:
CCCTCTTGCCCGTCACGTCGCCGGCCCCCGCCGCCCGGATCAGCGCCAGGGCAGCCGCTCGAATCGCCGCCGGCAGCGTCGGCCACGCCCGCGCCACTTCGGCAAGCTCCGGGTCGGTCGGCGTCCGGTCGGCAAGCTCCCGGTCTTCGGGCGTCGGGCCGGCGTTTGTCGGCGTCCGGTTCGGGGCGTCGGAGCCGCTCCGGGGCGCGTGGGGAATTGCTGATTCCGGGCGCGTACTGCTGGCACTACTGCTGATAGCGCCGCCGGGCGTGTTGTAAGTGTTGTCCGCAGCGTCGCTTGCGGAATCGAGCAGCGGTTTCCTAAACCGCAGGTCGTAGGTTCGAATCCTATCGGGCGCGTTTTCGTCTTCTGCCGTGTTCCGCCGGCGAGGAGCGCTAAAAAGCGCGATCACCCCGCGCCCCCCTACTTGCTCTTCAGCGCGCTCGACTCCGTCGCCTCGATCAGCGTCACCGCGCGAACGTTCACCGGCCGCAGCGGACGGTCGCGGCGGTCGGTCGGGACGCCGCCGATCTGCAGCAGCGTGCGCAGGCTCTCGTCGTCTTTCGCCCGGCCGATGACCGAGTACTGCCCGTCGAGGTCCGGCAGCCGCGCCAAGGCGATGAAGAACTGGCAACTGGCCGAGTCCGGCTCGGACGGCTTGCGCGCCATGGCGAGCGTTCCGAAGTCCACCTTGTAGTCGTGAAATTCCGCCGGGACGGTCTGGCCGTCGGGCCGCAGGCCCTTGCCGTCGCCCTTGGGGTCGCCGCCCTGCACGAGGAAATTCGGCACGATGCGGTGGAACGTCTTGCCGTCGTAGAAACCGCCGCGGGCCAGGTCGAGAAAATTCTCCACGTTGCGCGGCGCCTGCTCGTACATCAACTCGAATGTCACCTTGCCCAGGTCGGTGATGATCACGACATCCTTGCGCGTGTCGATGCGAAAAGTCGCGACGCCCGGACCGCTGCGCGTCGCCAACGGCCGCCATTCCACCCGGTACACGCCGGGATGCCGCACGTCGCCGATAGCGGCCAGATCCACCTCCGCCCCGACACAGCCGCGCGGCGCAAGGCGGAGCGACCCGGGGCGCGGCGAAGGCGAAGGCGCCGGCGCGACGGCGACGAGCTTGTCCTGCTCCAGGCCGACATGCAGACAGGGCTTTCCCGGCGCACCGGTGACCAGTGACATCGGCAGGCCGATTGAATCCGCCGCCGGCGACAGATCGTCGACCGGGATTTCGATCGCCTGGTCGCTGGAGTTGATCAGCGCGAAGCGCAGCCAGATCGGCCGGCCGGGCGCGGTCAGGCCGCGGAGTGGCGTGACTTCGAGGCGAACGGCGTCGGTGAGCGCCGCCCGGGAGGGGTCGACTTCCTGCGCATGCAGAAGCGCGCTTCCCGCCAGCAACCCGTGGACCGCGAGGGAAAGAAGGCCGATGCGCTGGCGGCGAACTGTTCTCAACATGCACCTTGTACCGGCGAGGATCGCCCTGGTTTCAGATCGGCAGCGTAGCAGACCGCAACTGCGCCGTTCGAACCCCACGCCGGCCGTCGACGGCCGGAGCGTCTTCGCGCTGGTGGCGGCGCGGCGACTACGGCCGGCACGGGGGTCGGCCGCTACCAAGCGAAAGCCCGGACGAACCCGCTCCCTCACGGTCGCGGCTCGGAAACACGGCACAGGGGCCGGCCGCTACCGTCAGACCAGCGCCCGCAATTCCAAGTGTAGCACATCGGGCAGGGCGCGAATAGCGTCGAGCGCCTCGCGGCTGGGCCGCTCGTCAATCGCGATGATGCAGGAAGCCGCCTTCGCGCCGGTGAAGACGCGGCTGGTGATCTCCTCCGCGTTAATGCCGTCTGCGCGAATCGCGTCCAGGATCGAGGCCATCACGCCCACCTGATCGCGCACGCGCAGCACCAGTTGCCAGGTTGCGGGCGTGCGGTCCAGCAGGTTCAGGCAGTTGGCGCACTCTCCGGACACGAGGAACTTGCGGATCACGCGAACGGCCTCGGCGGCGGTGGCGTCCCGGGCCTGGTCCGTGAGGGCCCCGATGTGCTGCGTGCCGATCACCCCCGGCAGGGCCAGGAGCGAACTGGTGAAGCGCGCCACGTCGGCGGTTGGTTCGGCGGCGTGGCTGTCGATCGCAACGCGGAGATGTCGCGTGCGGACAGCCTCCGCCAAGGCCGCTGCATCAACGACGCCGGGCGGCCCGAGGTGCACAAACGCAGCGCCGGGTCGCATGGCAGCCAGGAACTCCGCATCGACGATGACTTCGTCGTGGCCTTCCACGGCCGGCATCAGCATCACCGCATCGCTGCCGCCGGCCAGCTCGCGGGGCCAGTTGCAGTGCTCAATCTCGCTGTCGTGTGCGTCGGCGACGTTGCCGCCGGATTCCCAGGCGATCACGTTCATGCCAAAGCCGTGCGCCCGCTGCGCCGTCATTCGCCCGGCGGCCCCGTAGCCCAGCAGGCCGAGCGTCCGTCCGCAGAGGCCGCGAGCGGCCGCCAGCTCAGCCCGGCTCCAGCGGCCTTCGCGCAGCGCGAGCGTGTTCTCGACGATGCGCCGGTCGAGCGCGATCAGCAGCCCCAACCCCAGCTCCGCGACCGCCGTCGCGTGCTGTTCGTTGCAGTCGGCCACGAAAACGCCCTGCGCCGAGGCTTCTTCGACCGCGATATTGGCCGGCCCCGCCCCCCGACGCACGATCAGTTGCAGCGAATGTGCGGAGGAAATCAGGTCAGCCGAGACGCGGCCGGAACCGACGACGAGAATGCCCGTGTCCGCCAGCGCCATCCGCAGGGCGTCGGCGGCGAGGTTCGGCTTGTAGACGGTTTCGCACCCCAGCGCTCGAAGCTGGTCCAGCGCGAAATCCGGCATCTCGCAGATGACGAGGATTTTCATAAGCTGCTCGCGGAGTGTACGCGATGCGGCGCGGCTTTTCACGCCTGATCGCTTGGGGGGTACTGGTCAAGTTTGAACCCGGCGCGGGGAGCATCGGCGTCCCGCCAGTGCGAGTGCAGAATTGCACCGGCGGGACGCCGATGCTCCCCGCAAACTTGACCAGTACTGTTTGGGGGACCGGCTTCCGGCCGGCCTCGTTCCGGGCGAAGCGGCAAAGACCGGCCAGAGGCCGGTCCCCCACGCTCGCAATTCGCGCGTCTTTGCAGTCCCATAACGACGACAGAGAGATGCGCTCCCGCGTTTCGACTGGAATTCGGCGCCCATTTCGTTACTATTACTCGCGATGTGGAGGGCGGCCGATGCTGGGATGCGGGTCGGAATACGGAATCCACAGGATGGGTTATAGCGTAACGAGGGTGCCCCGACGCCACGCGGTGTGAGCGAGCGGCGCACGAGTCCACAATCCAATCGAGGTCTGACAAATGAAGAAACTGGCTTCTGCTCTCCTGCTGTGCGCCTTTTTTGCCGGCGCCAGCGCGCTCGCGGGTGACAAATGTTGCGCCAAACCTGGTGAGGCGAAAGCCGGCGAGGCCAAGGCTGGCGAGGCCAAGAAGTGCTGCGCGTCGGCCGGCGAGAAGGCCGGCTGCACGTCGGGCGACAAGGGTAACGTCGCCAAGACCGGCGCGTCCGAAGGCGGCGCGTCCTGCCATGCCGGCGACAAGACTGCGGCCGGCGACAAGGCCAAGTGCTCGGCCGGTTCGGCCAGCGCGGGCTGCAGTGACATGCCCTGCATCAAGTACGTCGTCGGCGAGAAGAGCACCTGCTGCCCGGATGAAGCCAACAAGCTCGCCAACGGCGACCAGAAGCTGATCAAGTACATCGTCGCCGAGAAGAGCTACAGCGACGAAGCCGAAGCCGGCAAGGCCTACGCTGACGTCCTGAACAAGCACCTCGAGAGCATGATGCAGGTCAAGTTCGCGGTCGGCGACGAGTGCGTGGCCTGCCCGATGACGGCCAAGGAGCTGGCCACCAAGAATAACAAGAAGGTCATATACCGCGTGGCCAAGTTCGACTTCGCCGAGCAGGCCAAGGCCGAAGAGGCCATCAAGCACGCCAAGGCGGCGGCTGAGAAGGTCTCGATGAAGATGATGGTCGGCGACAAGTGCGTCGGCTGCCCGGTCGAGGCCAAGCAGGTCGCTGAGAAGGAAGGCAAGAAGGTCGAGTACGTGGTCGGCGAGAAACGCAGCTGCTGCGAGACCATGGGCAATGTCGAGCTGGCGAAGGCCCGCATCATGGCGGCCGTCAAGGCCCTTGAGGCGGATGCCAACCCCGGCGCCTAATCTCCCTAGGTGACGCGAGGAAAGTCCCGCTCAGCGAGACGCAGCGGGCCGCACCGGAATCACGAGCCGGTGCGACACACGAGTCTTTCGTGGCGCTAGAGGCAGGCCGAGGCCGGAAGTCGAGAGACTCCCGGCTTCGGCCGTTCTATTGGGATGCCGATAGGACAAGCCAGTGGGCGTCGGGTGCGGCGGCTGCGATGCCGATCCCGCGCCCTGCCGGCGATCACAAGGAGTCGAGCATGTTCTGGGCAGCTTTTGCAGCAGTGCTGGCGGCGATGTTCGGAGCGCTATTTGTCTGGGGACCGACCGAGCCGACGGTCTAACTGGCGGGGAACGCAGTTGGGAAGTACGGATGTCTGGCCTGTGAGTTTGTTCGGGTGGAACGGGCATCTTGCCCGTTCCTGAGACCGCAGGGACGGGCGAGACGCCCGTCCCACCCACATATTCACTGGCTCTCCGGCCCCCGTCCGCGCGGGCGGGATGCGCGCACTCCCTGAACAAATAGCGAGACGCTAGTCGTCATCGCGGCGCCAGTCGTCGTCATCTCGATCGTCGTCGTCAAATCCGAACAGCCGGTCGAAGAAACTCCCCTCTCCGTCACCGTCAAAGTGCGGAAATGACCCCGGCAGGTTGACCTGCGCATAGCCCGGAACGGGCACCAGCACCGTGCAGCCCTGATACAGCGTTCCCGCCAGCAGCACCGGGCCCAGCACCGCCAGTCTTCGTGTCAAGCGATTCATCGTCACTCCTTGCCCACGCCGTCCGGCGGCGGGCCACCGTTCCGGACCACTCGTGCCCAGACACGCGCCGCCAGATGCCGTTAGTGTAGCGGCCGCGACGGTCGAGTGTCGGATTCCGTGAGATTCTGTGGGCGGACCGGCGCCGCATGCTATGATGGAATCGGCATTGGGGATCGCAACGTGTGCCGGCCCGGGACCGAAGGCGACGCCTGAGTATGCGGCGTCGCCTTCCTGCCGCCCTTTCCGCGTGGTCTACGGATCAGGGACCGATCCAGGTGTCGGGAAGTGTCGGGAAAACTTCCGGCCGCGGGGCCGCGCCACTACCTTTCCCGCATGAATACGAAACGAACGCGATCGCGGCTGCCGTTCCTGGGCGTCTTCATCGGGTCCGCCATAGCCCTCAGCAACGCCGACTCGATCCAAGACGACGTGAAAGAGCACATCCGCCGGCGCGTCGACGACGGCGGCGCTGCGGGAATCGTGCTCGGCGTCGTCACGCCGGGCGGGACCGATTTTTTCTGCTACGGCGTCACGGCCAGGGACGGGGCGAAACTTGACGCGGACTCTGTTTTTGAGATCGGCTCGATCAGCAAGGTTTTCACGTCGATGCTGCTGGCGGACGCGGTTCTCGCGGGCCGGCTGAAGCTGGACGATCCGGCGGCGAGCCTCCTGCCGGCTTCCGTCAAGACGCCGCAGAAGGACGACACGACGATCACGCTGGAGCATTTGGCGTCGCACCGTTCCGGCCTGCCGCGCATGCCCGACAATTTCGCGCCGAAGGATGAGTCGAACCCCTACGCGGACTACGGAAAAGAGCAGCTATACGAGTTTCTAAACGGGTGCAAGCTGGTATCGGCGCCGGGCGAGAAGTACGCGTATTCCAACCTTGGCGCCGGGCTGCTCGGACATGTCCTCTGCCTGAAATCGGCGAAGACCTACGATGACCTGCTGGCCCAGACCATCTGCGGGCCGGCGGGCATGAAGCACACGGCCTGCAAGCTCTCCGCGGACATGAAGAACCACCTGGCGCTTGGCCATTCGGGCGGCAAGGCGGTTTCAAACTGGGATCTCGATTGCCTCGAAGGCGCCGGCGGCATTCGCTCCACGGCGCGCGACATGGCCGCTTTCGTGAAGGCCTGCATGCTCAGCGACGGCAAGCTCGCTGCGCTGGTCGCCCGGTGCGTCGAGAAACGCTATCCGGCCGGCGGCGACAAGATGGACATCGGCCTGGGCTGGCATATCGACAAGCGCTACGAACAGGAAACCACGTGGCACAACGGCGGAACCGGCGGCTATCACAGCTATTGCGGCTTCCGCGCCGATCGCAAGCTGGGCGTCGTGGTGCTCACCAACTGTGACGAGGATATCGACGACATCGGCGAGCACGTCCTGAGCGCCGCCGCGCCGCTGAGCAAGATCCGCCGCGTGCTGTGGCTCGAACCAGCCAAGCTGGACGAATATGTCGGATACTACGAGCTGCGGCGGGGCGTACTGCTGCACGTCGCCCGCGACGGCGCCGGTCTCACGGCACAACTGACGGGTCAGGAGGCCGTTCCGCTGCTGGCCGAGGCGGAAGACCGACTCTTCGTGAAGGTCGTCGACGCGCAGCTTTCGTTCGCGCGCGGGGACGACGGCAAGGTGAAGTCGGCCACGCTGCACCAGGGCGGCCGCGATCAGGAGGCCCGGCGGCTGGCCAAGGAGGAGGAACCCAGGCCGCGGACGGAAGTGGCGGTCGACCCGAAAATCCTGGCCGAGTACGTCGGGAAATACGCGCTCGGGCCGGCGACATTTGACATCAAGCTGTCGGACGGAAAGCTGACCGCGCAGCTCACCGGCCAGCGGCGTTTTCCCGTTTTCGCGGAATCGGAAACGAAGTTCTACTACAAGGTCGTCGACGCTCAGCTCACGTTTGTGCGCGACGACGCGGGCAAGGTGGCCGCGCTCATTCTGCATCAGAACGGGATGGACCAGCGGGCGGAGCGCGTGGACTGAAATCCGCGTGCGCGAGTCGGCGACACGTTTCAGAACGCGAAGCGCCAGCGAGCGCCCACGCGACGCGCGCTCGCTTGCGCTTCGCGTTCCCGACGGCGGCGCGGAACTGTACGCCGCCGCCGGAGCGGTACAAGTCCGGCCGATTTCTGTAACGCGGCAATACTCGCCGCGCCAGCCGAGAATTCATTGACGCTGACGCCGGCGTCAGGATGGTGCGGGAATCCGTTCTCGCTGGTGCGAGAATCCTTTCTCGCTCTCGCTGGTGCGAGAATCCTTTCTCGCACACTCACCGAAAACCCCACTGGAGAACCCGCACGATGCTGACGCTCCAGAATATCCGCAAGCAGTTCGGCAAGACCGTGGCGGTCGACGACCTCTCGCTTTCGATCAAGCGCGGCGAGATTTTCGGCCTGCTCGGCCCCAATGGCGCTGGAAAATCGACCACTGTCAGATGCTGCTGGCGACGCTGGGAACGACCGAGCAATCCGCGGGCGGCATTGCCTGGGCCGTGCTGACGATGCTCGCCATGATCGGCGGCGGAATGGTGCCCACCTTCGTGATGCCGCCGTGGATGAAGTCGCTCTCGGGCGTCAGTCCGATCAGTTGGGCGATTCTGGCGTTCGAAGGCGGCATCTGGCGTGATTTCACGCCGATGATGATGGTTCAGCCCTGCGCGATTCTGCTGGCGGTGGGGGCGGGGTGTTTCGTGCTGGGGATGAGATTGATGAAGTGGAGCGAAGCGTAAGCGGAGAACGCCGAGAAAAGCGGGGCAAGACCAGGGATTGCGGGCATCCGAGCCTAAGCGCTTTTTCGGGTGGAACGGGCATCTTGCCCGTTCCTGGTGCGGCCGGGACGGGCGAGACGCCCGTCCCACACAATTCTCTCCCAAGCTCTGAGCGCCGTTCCACCCACGGCCTCCTACGGCCTGTCGCCGTAGATCGCCTCGTCCCGCAGCTCAACCGCGCGATCGACGACATCCGCCACGGCCGGCTGCGACGCCGGTGCCAGCGTCAGCCGCGGAACGCTGCGCTCGTCGCGAATCGTGCCGGGCGTCAGAAGCTCGGCGAAGAAATCAATCGGCGGCCACTGGTACCATGGCGCGTCCACTTTGTAGTGCGTCTTGAGCGTCTCGTAGCCTTTCTTGCGGACGATGATGTCGTAGTCGCCGTACCAGGTGAATGAGAACTTCACCGGGCTGAGGCCCACCTCTTCGTCGTTGATCAACACGGTCGCCCCCGGCGGCTCGGTTTCCACCTTCATAATCCGTTCGACGCAGCCGCAGACGCCGCCGAGCGTGATCGCCGCGACCATCGTCAGACAGAATCGAGCTCTCATGGGCAGGGATTGTAGCCGGGCCGCGGCGACGCGGTAGGCCCGGCCAAAACCCCGACGCGGCGAGTGTGCCCAGGAATCCGGGCAAACCCGCTCTGGCCTGTCCGAACCCGACGCGCCAAGCGGCGGGGTGACGTCCGAGCGCGTTCGCGGCAGCGCGTCATAGATTGACGCTGAGCGCCGCGCGCACCTCGACCCGCCGCTTGGCGCGGCGGGTTCGGAAAGACAAGCCGCCCGCCCGGAAAAATGGGGACGCCCGCCGTGGCGCGGGGCCGACGCAGCATCAACTATTCGCGGACGCGCGGCGCGATCCCTCCGACGCGCGGCCGCTGCCTTGCTCACGGCACAGTGAAGTCGCTCCGCGACCGCGACGAAGTAACTCTGCGTATTTGCACGAGGCGCGCGGTCCGCGCGCGGCGGCGCCTGCAGTTGCATGCATGATCGGACGGTCGGCGCTTGCCCCTTGTTTTGCAAAAGACCGAAGCGGTTTGGACTATTTTCATTGACGGCGTCGCGAGCTGTCGTCGGTGCGCCAGCGGCGCGGGAGCCGACCGACATCAGACCTTGGATGAGGGTCACCGCATGCAAGCAGTACTGGACCTGAGCCCCCGCCAGACCACGCGCGTGCTCGAGCAGGCGGTGCGGCTGCGCAGCACATTGCAGATCGAGCCGCGCGTCTGGACCGGCAGCGAGTCGGTCTGGGCCATCCTGGAGCAGCGCGACGGCCGGCTGCTGCGGGCCGCGCTGCGCGAGCCGGTCCGCGAGTGGCCGCTGGCTTCGCTGGTCGGCAGCGCCTGCGACGTCCGCATGCTGCTCGACGGAGACATGTACATCTTTTCCACGCATGTCGTCGAGGCGTCCGACGCCACCGTCCCCCACCGCATCGCCCTGGAGCTGCCCGCCGGCGTCGTCGTCGCCAATCGCCGCCGATTCTCGCGGCGGGCGCCGCGCCAGCCGCTCGAAGTGCGCGTCTGGCCGGCGGAGTCGGAGCTGCCGCTGATCTGCCAGGTGCAGAATCTCGGCAGCGAGGGCGTCGCCTGTTGCGGAGCCGCGGCGGACCTGGACGAAGCGCTCTTCGTGGGCGACCGCGTGCGCGTCGCGTTCGAGTTCGCCTGGTCCGGCGAGACGTTCGAGCTGCCCGCGACGCTGTGCACCAAGGCGAACCAGCGCGGCAGCGATCAGCAGGCGCTCGGCATTGAATTCGCGCCCGATCCGGGCGACGGGCAGCAGGCCGACCTGCTGCTCCGGCTGCGCACGATACTCAACGACGATCTGGAAAACTTCGTAGACCTGGAGGGCGGGGCATGAGACCGCGACGGATATCTTCCTGCGACCACGAAATCGAGCTGTTTGACGAGGCCATTCGCGAACACGCCCTGGCCGTCGTCACCGCGCATGACGGCGCCACCTGGCACACGTTCAAGTCGCGCTTCCTCGAACGCGACCCGAAGCGCCAGTTCTTTGTGCTCGACTACCAGTCGGTCACAGGACAACCGCTGCCCGAGTTGCTCACCGGTCAGTTCGTGGGCGTCACCTTCCGCAGCCGCAGCCGGAAAATCCTCTTTTCGACCTGCGTCGAGGCCAAGGGGCACTACGTGCTCGATGCCAAGACCAGCGTCGCCGCCGTCCGCTACCGCTGGCCGGAGTCGGTCACGGAAATGCAGCGCCGCGCGTATTACCGCACCCCCATACCAGCGCCACAGGCCGTCCCCGCCACGCTCTGGGCAGGTGGGCTGGCGGCCCGCGGCGGCGGCGGCGCGCTGCCGGCGGACGCGACGCACGGGCAGCTCGCGGATATCTCCTGCGGCGGCGCGATGGTGCGGCTGAACGCGCTGCAGGCGCCGAGCTGGACCGAGGAACAGGTGTTGGGGGTCGAGCTTCATCTGCCCGACAGCAAGGGACCGGTCGCGGTGGACTGCTACTTCCGCGGTGTGCGCGCGGACGGGCAAGGCCAGACCGCGGTCGCGATTCAGTTTGTCGGGCTGGAAATGTCGGTGGATGGCAGGCTGGTGCTGGAGCGGCTCGTCAACTGCGTGCAGCGCTTCGGGCGAATGGCGATGCCGATGGTCGATTCGCGCCTGCGGTCTACCGGGTAGGGACCGAGCCGGTCGGGGAGCGGGGGCGTCCGGCCCGGCGTGACGTGGGCCCGAGAGTTCGTGAACATTCGGGTGGGACGGGGGTCTGCCCGTCCCCGCGGACTCAGGGACTGGCGAGACGCCCGCTCCATCCGAATAAGGTCACACGCTCAGACCTCACGCTCCCCACGATCCGACCATTACCCCACCATTCCCCAGCACATCGCCGAATTCCAGTTGACTTCCTTCCTGCAGCCGATAGATTGAGAGTATCGGCGCTTGCCGCCCAGGCGCTGACGGCGAGTCCGTCGGCCCAGAGGGCGCAAGAACCGCGCCGACCAGGCATCAGGGATCGTTTTTGCCGATGAACTTACACGCCCGCCCGTCCGGCTCGCTCCTGTCATGAGGCGCCTGTCCCCATGATTCGAGTGAAGCTCCCGGACGGAAAAGTCGTTGAACATCCCGATGGCGTCACCGTGGCGGACGTGCTGCGCGCCATCGGACCAAGATTGGCCCGTGACGCGCTGGCCGCCGTCGTCGACGGCGCGACCGTTGATCTCGCCGCGCGCCTGACGAAGCCGGACGTGTCGCTCTCGGCCCTGCTGCCGGGAAACGCCGACGCGCTTCCCGTGATGCGGCACAGCGCGGCACACGTCATGGCTGAGGCCATCTGCTCGCTCTGGCCGCAGACCAAGCTGGTCTACGGTCCGCCGGTCGAGAACGGCTTTTACTACGACATCGACCTGGATCACAACCTGACGCCCGAGGATTTCGTCGCCATCGAAAGGAAGATGGCGGAGATCGTGGCCCAGGACCGCCCCTTCACGCGTTACGAGATGTCGCGCGCCGAAGGCATGACGAAGCTGCAGCGCGAGGGGAACGAATACAAGATCGACAACGCCGAGCGGGCCGAAGGCGATGTGCTCAGCTTTTACGTCACCGGCACGCGCGACTCGGGCTGCTGGGAGGATCTCTGCCGCGGGCCGCACGTGCCCAGCAGCGGGCGCATCGGCGCCTTCAAGCTCATGCAGGTGGCCGGGGCCTATCACCACGGCGACGCCAGCAAGAAGATGCTGCAGCGTGTCTACGGCACGGCCTGGGCGACGAAAAAAGACCTCGACGCGCACCTGACGCAGCTTGAAGAGGCCCGCAAGCGCGATCATCGCAGGATCGGGCCGGAGCTGGGTCTGTTCGCGGTGGACAGCCTGGTGGGCACCGGGCTGATCCTCTGGAAGCCGCGCGGCGCAGTCGTGCGATACTGCCTCGAGTCGTTCATCCGCGAGGAGCTGATCCGCCGCGGCTATCAGCCGGTGTATACGCCGCACATCGGCAGGCTCGAGCTCTATCGCACGAGCGGTCATTTTCCGTATTACAAGGACTCGCAGTACCCGCCGCTGTATGAGAGCGACCGCGCCCGCGAGTTGAACGCGCTGTGGGAAGTCTGCCGGGCGAGCAACGCGGCGACGGCCGATGCGGCAGAGATCGAGTTATTCAATCGCATCGCGTCCAAGCATGAGGACTTGAAGAAAGCCGGCTATCCGGCCGACCTGCCGATGGAAGAGCGGCTCAAGCGCATACGCAACTGGCTGGCCGTCGAGGACGGCTACCTGCTCAGGCCGATGAACTGCCCGCATCACATCCGCATCTACGGATCGGAGGCGCGCAGCTATCGTGACTTGCCGATCCGCCTGGCTGAGTTCGGCACGCTTTATCGTTACGAGCAATCCGGCGAGGTGGGCGGGCTGACGCGCGTGCGCGGGATGACGCAGGACGACGCCCATATTTTTTGCACGCCCGAGCAGGTGCATGACGAGCTGCGGGGCTGCATCGACATGGCCAAGCTCGTGCTGGACGTGGTCGGCCTGAGCGACTATCGCGTCCGCGCCAGCCTGCGCGACGACAGCGACAAGTACGTCGGCTCGACGGAAAACTGGGAAAAAGCCGAGGCCGCCATCGTCGATGTGTGCAAGTCTTCGGGAATGGAGTGGTTCATCGGCCGCGGCGAGGCGGCTTTCTACGGACCGAAGATTGACTTTCTGGTGAAAGACTGCATCGGCCGCGAATGGCAGCTTGGCACGGTGCAGTGCGACTACAATCTGCCGGAACGGTTCGACCTGAAGTACATCGGGGCCGACAACCACGAGCATCGCCCGGTGATGGTGCACCGCGCCCCGCTGGGGACCCTCGAGCGATTCGTCGGGATTCTGATCGAGCACTTCGCCGGGGCCTTCCCGCTCTGGCTGGCGCCGGTGCAGGCCGTGGTCTGCACGGTGAGCGACAAGTCGGCCGAGTATGGCCGCGGCGTCTTTGCCGCCCTGCAGAAAGCCAACCTCCGCGTGGAATGGGACGACTCGAACGAGCGCATCGGCTCGAAGATCCGCAACGCCACGCTGATGAAAACGCCTTACATTCTCGTGATCGGCGAGCAGGAAGCCGCCGCGGGAACCCTGAACGTCCGCACGCGTGACGGCCGGCAGCTCGGAAGCTGCTCATTGGCCGAGTTCCTGGCCGCGTGCGCTGTTGAAATCGCGACTAAAGGCCGCACTCCGGCCGTCGGCGCCGCCCAGGCGGCGGCCGGTTGAACAAAGGAAGGTGTCCGAATCCACCAGAATCTGCGTTGCAACGAACAAATCCGCATTTCGCCGGTGCGCGTGATCAACGAAGCCACCGGCGAGCAGCTCGGCGTCATCCCGACGTTCGAGGCGCAGCGCATCGCGCGCGAGCAGGGGCTCGACCTGGTCGAAGTCGCTCCCACCGTCCGTCCGCCCGTGTGCAAGATCATGGACTACGGCAAGTGGAAGTATCAGCAGAAGAAGAACCAGAAAAAGCACCACGAGCAGCAGCTCAAGGAAGTGCGCCTGCGCCCCAAGACCGACGACCACGACCGCGACATCAAGATCGCCAGGGCGATCCAGTTCCTGCGCGAGGGGGACAAGGTGCAGTTCACCATGCAGTTCCGCGGCCGCGAACGCTCGCACCGCGAGATCGGCATGGAGACCTTCCGCGAAATCCTGACGGAGTTCGGCGAGCATGTGAAGATCGAGCGCCCGCCGTCCATGGAAGGCAAGAACATGGTCATGATCGTGTCGCCGGGCAAGGTGTCCTTCCCGGCGAAAGCCGGCGAGGCGAAGCCGCCTGCGAGCGGGGCGGCCGGGAAGCAGACCGGCGTGGGAGAGGACAAG
Coding sequences within it:
- the thrS gene encoding Threonine--tRNA ligase, producing MIRVKLPDGKVVEHPDGVTVADVLRAIGPRLARDALAAVVDGATVDLAARLTKPDVSLSALLPGNADALPVMRHSAAHVMAEAICSLWPQTKLVYGPPVENGFYYDIDLDHNLTPEDFVAIERKMAEIVAQDRPFTRYEMSRAEGMTKLQREGNEYKIDNAERAEGDVLSFYVTGTRDSGCWEDLCRGPHVPSSGRIGAFKLMQVAGAYHHGDASKKMLQRVYGTAWATKKDLDAHLTQLEEARKRDHRRIGPELGLFAVDSLVGTGLILWKPRGAVVRYCLESFIREELIRRGYQPVYTPHIGRLELYRTSGHFPYYKDSQYPPLYESDRARELNALWEVCRASNAATADAAEIELFNRIASKHEDLKKAGYPADLPMEERLKRIRNWLAVEDGYLLRPMNCPHHIRIYGSEARSYRDLPIRLAEFGTLYRYEQSGEVGGLTRVRGMTQDDAHIFCTPEQVHDELRGCIDMAKLVLDVVGLSDYRVRASLRDDSDKYVGSTENWEKAEAAIVDVCKSSGMEWFIGRGEAAFYGPKIDFLVKDCIGREWQLGTVQCDYNLPERFDLKYIGADNHEHRPVMVHRAPLGTLERFVGILIEHFAGAFPLWLAPVQAVVCTVSDKSAEYGRGVFAALQKANLRVEWDDSNERIGSKIRNATLMKTPYILVIGEQEAAAGTLNVRTRDGRQLGSCSLAEFLAACAVEIATKGRTPAVGAAQAAAG
- the infC gene encoding Translation initiation factor IF-3; this translates as MRVINEATGEQLGVIPTFEAQRIAREQGLDLVEVAPTVRPPVCKIMDYGKWKYQQKKNQKKHHEQQLKEVRLRPKTDDHDRDIKIARAIQFLREGDKVQFTMQFRGRERSHREIGMETFREILTEFGEHVKIERPPSMEGKNMVMIVSPGKVSFPAKAGEAKPPASGAAGKQTGVGEDKAPRDASSQPDEPADPSPSERTSPTPVAAVIDSRPG